One genomic region from Leifsonia poae encodes:
- a CDS encoding ABC transporter substrate-binding protein — MRKTPLFASIAIGLASALVLAGCASASSSSSSGADASISVGSQNEPVNLDNTAGSGSGVTEAFNGNVYEGLFKLTDDGKVEPLLATKYTTSADGLTYTFTLRKGVKFHSGSALTSANVKSSIERVTADASQSARKSQLAVISGIETPDAQTVVITLKNRSISLPYNLSYVWIYGPGVKNYKTAEDGTGPYKLGSWKRGSSLSIERWSGYWGQQAKNKEVVFDYFTDASALSNALLTNQVDIVTNIQSPDALAQLKNSKDYTISDGKSTVKELLAFNDRVAPFDKVEVRKAVYSAIDTKKLLNSIWGDYGTLIGSMVPPSDPWYENLTKVNPYDVDLAKKELAEAGYAKGFTFTLDTPTYDPHPAVAEFVKSELAKVGITVNINSISADEWYSKVFKEHNFAATLQEHVNDRDVVWYGNPDFYWGYNNPQVTQWVNEAEQASTTAEQTAKLKLVNEQIAKDAASVWLYLTPQIVVASTDLSGYTVNGLNSTFYTYDIVKK, encoded by the coding sequence TTGAGAAAGACCCCCCTCTTCGCATCGATCGCGATCGGACTCGCTTCGGCCCTCGTCCTCGCCGGGTGCGCGAGCGCCTCGTCGTCCTCCTCGTCCGGGGCGGACGCGAGCATCTCCGTCGGCTCCCAGAACGAGCCGGTGAACCTCGACAACACGGCCGGCAGCGGCAGCGGTGTGACCGAGGCGTTCAACGGCAACGTCTACGAGGGGCTGTTCAAGCTCACCGATGACGGCAAAGTCGAGCCGCTGCTTGCGACGAAGTACACGACGAGCGCCGATGGCCTCACCTACACCTTCACGCTGCGCAAGGGCGTGAAGTTCCACTCCGGTTCGGCGCTGACCAGCGCGAACGTCAAGTCGAGCATCGAGCGTGTGACGGCCGACGCCTCGCAGTCGGCCCGCAAGTCGCAGCTCGCGGTGATCTCCGGCATCGAGACCCCCGATGCGCAGACCGTGGTCATCACGCTGAAGAACCGTTCGATCTCCCTGCCGTACAACCTCAGCTACGTGTGGATCTACGGCCCCGGCGTCAAGAACTACAAGACCGCTGAAGACGGAACCGGCCCGTACAAGCTCGGCTCCTGGAAGCGGGGCAGCTCGCTCAGCATCGAGCGCTGGAGCGGGTACTGGGGACAGCAGGCGAAGAACAAAGAAGTGGTCTTCGACTACTTCACCGACGCCTCTGCCCTGTCGAACGCGCTGCTGACCAACCAGGTCGACATCGTCACGAACATCCAGAGCCCGGATGCGCTGGCCCAGCTCAAGAACAGCAAGGACTACACGATCAGCGACGGCAAGTCGACGGTCAAGGAGCTGCTCGCCTTCAATGACCGCGTCGCCCCCTTCGACAAGGTCGAGGTGCGCAAGGCCGTCTACTCGGCGATCGACACCAAGAAGCTGCTGAACTCCATCTGGGGCGACTACGGAACCCTCATCGGCTCGATGGTGCCGCCGAGCGACCCGTGGTACGAGAACCTCACCAAGGTCAACCCGTATGACGTCGATCTCGCGAAGAAGGAGCTCGCCGAGGCAGGCTACGCCAAGGGCTTCACCTTCACGCTGGACACCCCGACCTACGACCCGCATCCGGCGGTCGCCGAGTTCGTGAAGAGCGAGCTGGCGAAGGTGGGCATCACCGTGAACATCAACTCGATCTCTGCCGATGAGTGGTACTCGAAGGTGTTCAAGGAGCACAACTTCGCGGCGACTCTCCAGGAGCACGTGAACGACCGTGACGTCGTCTGGTACGGCAACCCGGACTTCTACTGGGGCTACAACAACCCGCAGGTGACGCAGTGGGTGAACGAGGCCGAGCAGGCGTCGACCACAGCCGAGCAGACGGCCAAACTGAAGCTCGTCAACGAGCAGATCGCCAAGGACGCCGCCAGCGTGTGGCTGTACCTCACCCCGCAGATCGTGGTCGCCTCCACCGACCTCTCCGGATACACGGTGAACGGCCTGAACTCCACGTTCTACACGTACGACATCGTCAAGAAGTAG
- a CDS encoding ABC transporter permease, translating into MSTVAQQAAQSAAPEPGGRGRSRRSITLAIGLVLVGIVVLVALLSLFWLPYAPSDTSGGRLEQPGPAHWLGTDQLGRDLLSQLMVGARIALAVGFGAVSIGAVIGITIGLLAAFATTWLDDSISAVLDILIAFPTLLLAMLIVAAQGASLGTAILAIGLAMSAVVARLTRVLAKRVLSQQYVTAARTSGTGWGGVVGKHILPNIWPTLLVNLALQFGIAVLAEASLSYLGLGAPPPNASWGRLLQEAQGTVAVAPAGAIAPGVALVVLVIGVNLVADGLRDIADPTRRRTR; encoded by the coding sequence ATGAGCACCGTGGCGCAGCAGGCGGCGCAGAGCGCGGCACCCGAACCGGGCGGCCGCGGCCGTTCGCGCCGTTCGATCACCCTCGCCATCGGGCTGGTGCTGGTGGGCATCGTGGTGCTCGTCGCGCTCCTCTCGCTGTTCTGGTTGCCGTACGCGCCCAGCGACACCTCGGGCGGCCGGTTGGAGCAGCCGGGCCCGGCGCACTGGCTCGGCACCGACCAGCTCGGCCGCGACCTCCTCTCCCAGCTCATGGTGGGCGCAAGGATCGCCCTCGCGGTCGGCTTCGGCGCCGTCTCCATCGGCGCGGTCATCGGCATCACGATCGGCCTGCTCGCCGCCTTCGCGACGACCTGGCTGGATGACTCCATCTCGGCCGTGCTCGACATCCTGATCGCGTTCCCCACCCTGCTCCTGGCCATGCTCATCGTGGCTGCCCAGGGCGCCTCGCTCGGCACTGCGATCCTCGCGATCGGGCTGGCCATGTCGGCCGTCGTCGCCCGGCTGACCCGCGTGCTCGCCAAACGTGTGCTCTCGCAGCAGTACGTCACGGCCGCCCGCACCTCCGGCACGGGCTGGGGCGGCGTCGTCGGCAAGCACATCCTGCCGAACATCTGGCCCACACTGCTCGTGAACCTGGCGCTGCAGTTCGGGATCGCGGTGCTCGCGGAGGCGAGTCTGTCTTACCTCGGCCTGGGGGCACCGCCGCCGAACGCATCGTGGGGGCGGCTGCTGCAGGAGGCTCAAGGCACCGTCGCCGTGGCTCCGGCCGGCGCGATCGCGCCGGGGGTGGCCCTGGTCGTGCTCGTGATCGGCGTCAACCTGGTGGCGGACGGTCTGCGCGACATCGCCGACCCGACGAGGAGGCGGACACGATGA
- the rsgA gene encoding ribosome small subunit-dependent GTPase A: MSWWAEGDDESAELDELDQYDEATIRSRPNPKGNRPRSKQRPEHADAQIARVLGVDRGRYTVMLDENTPDERQVTSTRASELRKKAIVTGDRVAVVGDTTGDDGTLSRIVRIEPRTTLLRRSADDTDEVERVIVANADQMLIVVAAANPEPRTRLVDRYLVAAYDAGIAPMLCVTKIDLADPAPFLENFAGLDLPVYTSREDSIPVDEITAALIGHDTVVVGHSGVGKSTLVNEIVPGAKRATGHVNVVTGRGRHTSSSTVSLRVQNGEGRGWVIDTPGVRSFGLGHINTDSILKSFTDLAELAEDCPRGCTHLPDAPDCAIIEAVAAGRLGDIGRARLDSLQRLLATFAPSP; encoded by the coding sequence ATGTCCTGGTGGGCTGAAGGCGACGACGAGTCGGCCGAGCTGGACGAGCTCGATCAATACGACGAGGCGACCATCCGGTCCCGCCCCAACCCCAAAGGCAACCGCCCCCGCAGCAAGCAGCGACCCGAACACGCGGATGCGCAGATCGCGCGGGTGCTCGGCGTCGACCGCGGCCGCTACACCGTCATGCTCGACGAGAACACACCCGATGAACGACAGGTGACCTCGACCCGGGCGAGCGAGCTCCGCAAGAAGGCGATCGTGACCGGCGATCGCGTCGCGGTGGTGGGCGACACGACCGGGGACGACGGCACGCTCTCGCGCATCGTCCGGATCGAACCACGCACGACGCTGCTGCGCCGCAGCGCCGACGATACCGATGAGGTCGAGCGCGTGATCGTCGCGAACGCCGACCAGATGCTCATCGTCGTCGCGGCGGCGAATCCGGAGCCCCGCACCCGCCTCGTCGACCGCTATCTCGTGGCCGCCTACGATGCGGGAATCGCCCCGATGCTGTGCGTGACCAAGATCGACCTCGCCGACCCCGCGCCGTTCCTGGAGAATTTCGCCGGGCTCGACCTGCCCGTGTACACGAGCCGGGAGGACAGCATCCCGGTCGACGAGATCACGGCAGCCCTCATCGGGCACGACACTGTGGTCGTTGGCCACTCGGGCGTCGGCAAGTCCACACTGGTGAACGAGATCGTTCCGGGCGCGAAACGCGCCACCGGTCACGTCAACGTCGTCACCGGGCGAGGCCGCCACACCTCGTCGTCGACCGTCTCACTGCGGGTGCAGAACGGCGAGGGCCGGGGCTGGGTCATCGACACCCCCGGGGTGCGGTCGTTCGGGCTGGGTCATATCAACACCGACAGCATCCTGAAGTCGTTCACCGATCTTGCCGAGCTGGCCGAGGACTGCCCGCGCGGCTGCACCCACCTTCCGGATGCCCCCGACTGCGCCATCATCGAGGCCGTCGCGGCGGGTCGCCTCGGCGACATCGGCCGCGCCCGCCTCGACTCCCTCCAGCGCCTCCTCGCCACCTTCGCCCCCTCCCCCTGA
- the bcp gene encoding thioredoxin-dependent thiol peroxidase produces MDDKKLEVGSVAPGFALTDQDGEQVSLGDYAGENAIVYFYPAALTPGCTKEACDFRDNLNSLKAAGYRVIGISKDAPSKNKKFQEHEGLNFPLLSDEDLAVHRAYGAYGEKKLYGKTVTGVIRSTFVIDPDGTVRLPLYNVRATGHVASLRKKLGLDA; encoded by the coding sequence ATGGATGACAAGAAGCTTGAGGTGGGCAGTGTGGCGCCCGGGTTCGCTCTGACCGACCAGGACGGCGAGCAGGTGTCGCTCGGCGACTATGCCGGCGAGAACGCAATCGTGTACTTCTACCCGGCCGCGCTGACCCCCGGCTGCACGAAGGAGGCCTGTGACTTCCGCGACAACCTCAACTCGCTGAAAGCGGCCGGATACCGAGTGATCGGCATCTCGAAGGATGCGCCGTCGAAGAACAAGAAATTCCAGGAGCACGAGGGCCTGAACTTCCCGCTGCTCTCCGACGAAGACCTCGCCGTTCACCGGGCCTACGGCGCTTACGGTGAGAAGAAGCTCTACGGCAAGACGGTCACCGGCGTGATCCGCTCCACCTTCGTGATCGACCCCGACGGAACCGTCCGGCTCCCGTTGTACAACGTGCGGGCGACCGGCCACGTCGCCAGTCTCCGCAAGAAGCTCGGCCTCGACGCCTGA
- a CDS encoding ABC transporter permease gives MAPYLLRRTAFLVVSLLLAMVVLFFLLRVLPGDPANALLSVNATPQQIAAAREQVGSDRPLLEQFFSWFGSLLTLDLGKSFITSLPVGPDIAARLVVTVPLTLLAFLLAVVLALPIGFFAAWKADRWYGILLSAFSQLGIAVPVFWVGILLVSAFSINLRWFPSGGFPRDDWADPAAALGSLALPVITIAIVMSASISRYVRSATLDVIGSDYLRNARALGSGFGRAMWRHGLRNGSVPVISILGIELATTFLGAVVVESVFTLPGLGSMLLRAISQHDYQSIQGILFVSTFAVLLIGFAADVVQRLIDPRLRHSISGNR, from the coding sequence ATGGCTCCCTACCTCCTGCGTCGCACCGCGTTCCTCGTGGTGTCGCTGCTGCTCGCCATGGTCGTGCTCTTCTTCCTGCTCCGGGTGCTCCCGGGTGACCCGGCCAACGCCCTTCTGTCGGTCAACGCGACCCCGCAGCAGATCGCAGCGGCCCGGGAACAGGTCGGCAGCGATCGGCCGCTCCTCGAGCAGTTCTTCTCGTGGTTCGGCAGCCTCCTCACACTCGACCTCGGCAAATCCTTCATCACCTCGCTTCCGGTCGGCCCGGACATCGCGGCCAGGCTCGTCGTGACCGTGCCGCTCACGCTGCTCGCCTTCCTCCTCGCAGTGGTACTCGCCCTGCCGATCGGCTTCTTCGCCGCGTGGAAGGCGGACCGCTGGTACGGCATCCTCCTTTCTGCGTTCTCGCAGCTCGGGATCGCCGTCCCGGTCTTCTGGGTCGGCATCCTGCTGGTCAGCGCGTTCTCGATCAACCTGCGCTGGTTCCCCTCCGGCGGCTTCCCCCGCGACGACTGGGCCGACCCCGCCGCGGCGCTCGGGTCGCTCGCCCTGCCGGTCATCACCATCGCGATCGTGATGAGCGCATCCATCTCACGGTATGTGCGCAGCGCGACACTGGATGTGATCGGCAGTGACTATCTGCGCAATGCCCGGGCGCTGGGTTCCGGGTTCGGACGGGCCATGTGGCGGCACGGGTTGCGCAACGGCTCCGTTCCCGTGATCTCCATTCTGGGAATCGAGCTCGCCACGACCTTCCTCGGCGCCGTCGTCGTCGAGAGCGTGTTCACCCTGCCCGGCCTCGGCAGCATGCTGCTGCGTGCGATCAGCCAGCACGACTACCAGAGCATCCAGGGCATCCTGTTCGTCTCCACCTTCGCCGTGCTGCTCATCGGCTTCGCGGCCGACGTGGTTCAGCGTCTCATCGACCCGCGCCTGCGGCACAGCATCTCGGGGAACCGATGA
- a CDS encoding ABC transporter ATP-binding protein, with translation MTAILELRDVGYRYRRAAVPALEGVSFTVEAGRSVGLVGESGAGKTTVLSLLLGLAGPTSGEVLFDGVPLDRRDRVRMREFRRSVQTVFQDPYSSLDPRQSVGRIVGEPLSSLRLATGAEARDRVAEALAAVALPADAARRYPHEFSGGQRQRIAIARAVVARPRILLADEPVSALDVTTRIQIIDLLAELGEREGLTVVMVSHDLGVVAALCRQTVVLRGGRIVEQGETRQVLGSPADPYTRRLLDSVPRLPAAT, from the coding sequence ATGACCGCGATCCTGGAACTCCGCGACGTCGGCTACCGCTACCGCAGGGCGGCCGTTCCCGCTCTGGAGGGCGTCTCGTTCACCGTCGAGGCAGGTCGCAGCGTGGGGCTGGTCGGCGAATCGGGCGCGGGCAAGACGACGGTCCTGTCATTGCTGCTCGGGCTCGCCGGGCCCACCAGCGGGGAGGTGCTGTTCGACGGGGTGCCCCTCGACCGACGCGACCGGGTGCGGATGCGCGAATTCCGTCGCAGCGTTCAGACGGTCTTCCAAGACCCGTACTCGTCGCTGGACCCCCGCCAGAGCGTCGGCCGCATCGTGGGGGAGCCGTTGAGCTCTCTCCGCCTCGCCACGGGCGCCGAGGCGCGTGACCGGGTGGCTGAGGCGTTGGCAGCGGTCGCGCTGCCGGCGGATGCCGCGCGCCGTTACCCGCACGAGTTCTCGGGCGGGCAGCGCCAGCGCATCGCGATCGCCCGGGCGGTGGTCGCCCGACCGCGCATCCTGCTCGCAGACGAGCCGGTGAGTGCGCTCGACGTCACGACGCGCATTCAGATCATCGATCTGCTCGCCGAACTCGGCGAGCGTGAGGGGCTGACGGTCGTGATGGTCTCGCACGATCTCGGCGTCGTCGCCGCGCTCTGCCGGCAGACCGTCGTTCTCCGCGGCGGGCGCATCGTCGAACAGGGTGAGACCCGGCAGGTGCTCGGTTCGCCCGCCGACCCGTACACGCGTCGGCTCCTCGACTCGGTTCCTAGGCTGCCCGCGGCCACATAG